The Diachasmimorpha longicaudata isolate KC_UGA_2023 chromosome 14, iyDiaLong2, whole genome shotgun sequence genome includes a region encoding these proteins:
- the LOC135169309 gene encoding putative gustatory receptor 59d, producing the protein MGYKEFVGLSINRYLNYYLKLLGLCPFDVDDEDVLVRSKVLTMYTCFLCMIFTFMYLHVITWRMFFMFACETPISVISDTISSTLEFLTVMAVWINGVTSQNLLRNIITSFKIVANSLQQFEGDDGYLEILRKTNFVLLLMNVVYILAGIYTDSVRSHSAIINLTIWNLFNYLRMPAHIITVVFVSTLILVKHQFRLANKSVSKVSTRINSSLKIDILCERTQCRDVEVNRLRALAQVYTDIREILKMVEIYFRAPILFFLLTHFINIASYFYVICLHLKKGSAATITPTFLIFFLWLIIHIVEVLATTEAVNSVVHQGNQTGNCFHQLINEHYPTDVVDAVKIISLRILQEPMKFSLYGLIDLNPGLLYKVCSAMTTYFVIMIQLDIQNNSDENQC; encoded by the exons ATGGGATACAAAGAATTCGTTGGACTGTCCATCAATCGATACCTCAATTACTACCTAAAACTTCTTGGTCTGTGTCCATTTGACGTTGATGATGAGGATGTCCTGGTGCGGTCGAAGGTTCTCACGATGTACACATGCTTCCTCTGCATGATCTTCACATTTATGTACTTGCATGTGATAACTTGGAGGATGTTCTTCATGTTCGCCTGCGAGACACCCATCAGCGTCATCTCCGACACCATCAGCTCGACTCTGGAGTTTCTGACGGTGATGGCAGTCTGGATCAATGGAGTGACGTCTCAAAATCTTTTGAGGAACATCATCACGAGTTTCAAAATTGTTGCGAATTCCTTGCAACAGTTTGAAGGCGATGACGGGTACCTGGAGATCCTGAGGAAGACCAATTTTGTGCTCCTGTTGATGAACGTTGTGTACATCCTGGCAGGAATTTACACCGACTCCGTAAGGTCCCACTCGGCTATTATTAATTTGACGATATGGAATTTGTTTAATTACTTACGAATGCCAGCGCACATCATCACAGTGGTCTTTGTCAGTACATTAATATTAGTTAAACATCAATTCCGTCTGGCTAATAAATCTGTGAGCAAGGTATCCACGAGGATCAACTCATCGTTGAAGATTGATATTTTATGCGAAAG gACTCAGTGTCGTGATGTGGAAGTGAATCGTCTTCGAGCACTTGCTCAGGTTTACACAGACATTCGTGAAATTCTGAAAATggtggaaatttattttcgagcgccgattttatttttcttgttgACACACTTCATTAACATAGCATCGTACTTTTACGTTATCTGTTTGCATTTGAAGAAAGGATCGGCGGCAACAATCACCCCCAcatttcttatattttttctgtggCTAATAATTCATATTGTTGAAGTGTTGGCAACAACAGAGGCTGTCAATTCCGTTGTTCATCAGGGAAATCAGACGGGAAATTGTTTTCACCAGTTGATTAACGAGCATTATCCAACTGATGTCGTAGACGCT gTGAAGATCATATCGTTACGAATTCTTCAGGAGCCAATGAAGTTTAGTTTGTATGGACTCATAGATTTGAACCCAGGGCTGTTATACAAA GTCTGTAGTGCCATGACAACCTATTTTGTCATAATGATACAGCTCGACATTCAGAATAATTCTGATGAGAATCAGTGTTGA